A single region of the Etheostoma cragini isolate CJK2018 chromosome 3, CSU_Ecrag_1.0, whole genome shotgun sequence genome encodes:
- the sae1 gene encoding SUMO-activating enzyme subunit 1 has translation MIDMIEKEDPVISEEEAAQYDRQIRLWGLDAQKRLRGSRVLLAGLGGLGAEVAKNLILAGVKALTLLDHEQVTEESCRAQFLVPVTAQGQNRAQASLERGQNLNPMVEVHADQDRIEDKPDDFFLQFDAVCLTGCSRDLMVRVDQLCSEHNIKVFCGDVFGYYGYMFCNLGKEHNYVEEKLKVVKPTGNSNDGPEAKKAKVDPNETTMVKKVASFCPLKEALEVDWTTEKAKAGMKRTPVDYFMLHVLLKFRTDKGRDPDPQSYPEDSRLLRQIRDDVLEASAVSSDLLNDDFISYCFSEMSPVCAVVGGVLGQEVVKALSQRDTPHRNFFFFDGRKGSGVVDYFGPN, from the exons ATGATCGATATGATCGAGAAGGAGGACCCGGTCATCAGCGAGGAGGAGGCGGCCCAGTACGACCGCCAGATCCGTTTGTGGGGGCTAGATGCCCAGAAGAG GTTACGAGGGTCCCGTGTGCTCCTGGCAGGTTTAGGTGGTCTGGGGGCAGAAGTGGCCAAGAACTTAATCCTGGCTGGAGTTAAAGCGCTCACTTTGCTGGATCATGAACAG GTCACGGAGGAGTCATGTCGGGCTCAGTTCCTGGTTCCAGTGACGGCTCAGGGTCAGAACCGAGCCCAGGCCTCTCTGGAGCGGGGGCAAAACCTGAACCCGATGGTGGAGGTCCACGCAGATCAAGACCGAATCGAAGACAAGCCAGATGACTTCTTTCTGCAGTTTGACGCG GTGTGTCTGACAGGCTGCTCCAGAGACCTGATGGTGCGGGTCGACCAGCTCTGTTCTGAGCACAACATCAAGGTCTTCTGTGGGGACGTCTTTGGTTACTATGGTTACATGTTCTGCAACCTCGGAAAGGAGCACAACTACGTTGA GGAGAAACTTAAAGTGGTGAAACCGACTGGAAATTCTAATGACGGTCCAGAGGCAAAGAAAGCCAAAGTGGACCCCAACGAGACCACTATGGTGAAAAAG GTGGCCAGTTTCTGCCCTCTGAAGGAGGCTCTGGAGGTCGATTGGACAACCGAGAAGGCCAAAGCCGGGATGAAGCGAACACCAGTGGACTACTTCATGCTTCACG TTCTTTTGAAGTTTCGTACCGACAAAGGCCGTGACCCCGACCCACAGTCCTACCCGGAGGACAGTCGGCTCCTGAGACAGATCCGTGATGACGTCCTGGAGGCCTCGGCTGTGAGCAGTGACCTCCTGAATGACGACTTCATCAG CTACTGCTTCTCTGAGATGTCTCCAGTGTGCGCCGTCGTGGGAGGAGTTCTGGGACAGGAAGTTGTCAAG GCTCTCTCCCAAAGAGACACTCCACACcgaaacttcttcttcttcgatGGTCGTAAAGGCAGCGGCGTGGTCGACTACTTTGGACCAAACTAA